The following coding sequences lie in one Monomorium pharaonis isolate MP-MQ-018 chromosome 1, ASM1337386v2, whole genome shotgun sequence genomic window:
- the LOC105834798 gene encoding serine/threonine-protein kinase WNK1 isoform X3: MPRCYNDSKTVSSVNSNYKHGTDDIILTQSHAFSIGSQLNVDEDPPVVEKSHRRLRCDLSPVPTSANSNLNIKFLGLKGNKGVRQDHQVSTGSGGHRERNREIKKRAAIGNTVRGFFSSGHSRQDRYETNRQRSSGGTGGGLSSLCPKLVASGISDGQSGSNLGVGHLASPESGVVQRIHAHTHRRQRKLSIVTQAGPSANTTGDRKVLSNISRSANISKKQIRIQRHDQSTDSLSITSNGLATSSPSCKKKVLSALRISDRSSTPSVNSSSFDHENDRSFSDAEEALAATENAFTTLGSSSIPSTPVSKAKSAKLGKNEEANVEHVPVECSDSSRNAADVQHVILNEFEQKNVMSIKSSAVHELHAVNQESIINDKQKSSSSTLDARSISSSDQKVLKHKNINSAEKMIEHHNSKDIETANVERDLNDTTISMEMNSTDDSNEGKQGKNRKSEEYIDGGDDTNKEITDPLNAVSSTKEEKITRVKSNVNLSEEVIKNSRFVTSKVLEEVTDADTKTVDVEKGEEERVTIYDDDGTSISDIVATQALHESLSKLGKVPPLDSEIDENTTLRDEAKMREHSEKDVVTQEETAEGFIGPLLDENFKADEKLSQKTMAMEEVQNLLMKVKVQTVEDDDDEEKAVGISPDGRFLKFEEEIGRGSFKTVYRGLDTQTGVAVAWCELQEKKLNKTERLRFREEAEMLKGLQHPNIVRFYDYWEVTLTRRKYIVLVTELMTSGTLKTYLRRFKKINPKVVKSWCRQILKGLSFLHSRSPPIIHRDLKCDNIFITGTTGSVKIGDLGLATLKNRSFAKSVIGTPEFMAPEMYEEHYDESVDVYAFGMCMLEMATSEYPYSECTGPAQIYKRVVSGVKPQSYDKVENPEVRDIIEMCIRLKKEERPLVKDLLNHEFFADDVGLKLEMVSRDSAVADTELSRVEFRLRVLDPKKRSNKHKENEAIQFDFDIQADNAEEVALEMAKSSLILEEDAKAVAKMLKSQITTLLREREDRKAKEEKERLDRENAGTTTDVTANAANAESLLQQQLLLQQMQLQQQQQQQQQQQPQIQSNINIQMQNPVSMQLPQTQMPIQQQQLQSTAQQAPQHNLQAQQVQLVQQQPIIQQQTPVVQPQQAQQIQYQQQIQQQYQQQQQQQYPQHVPQSLNANSPQCSTPQNLQAQPQFPQVQQQQHVHQQQQYIQLNQMSVPQQIPHQMQQQMQPQMQILPQQQHMHQQLQQQQYVAQPQLQHVQQLHQHTVGSPPVQNQQYYQQSAAGSSGYVSAGSLYQQTAMPQQIFHTYTTSTNPSGHVEILSSTQTATQIYSHTSLPAAGTVPVSSQSQYIPSAGGQVQTPIPSAIGVNNTSTMPHMQNVSTSTIPNIQNAPTLLGNPQPQSQQNILVQMQYSQSTNVMPNSMSITPNMANISAQSSNNLQQQHQHFLSNVDQCPTTDRSSLIKQDTMDSIQSLPPDLSINLPQDQITVPAPVVMSVAQQTVASNDGVTLENSESVPASERSRIKRSGTKRKKPGIKLTVLSVSSGEGQSMTVECQLDTSKQKTVTFKFDRDDMVPTDIANNLVAENLLPQSQCETFIELIEDIVKQLRLDPTRTLPLVAHGPPDQSAGGSPVTSRRPRDRDHSLDTAKRDETSNTSTPTKLLPIDQIISHIANTTLEKQQVAQTPDSQAGAENTSAEASRRSSTSTQNTDTLTPTNIPSDPTDNQETVISATSAKTVVEAQNNIQDDANNSAFKSYQTFLTHAQTQIQDKTVSVGYASEVSKESQEHDVVDIKESGITKEINTPIDISAEVSTLTVPTPMRKISRFLVSPVLEQKNIAADEESSTVGERVDCMNVTTSQLASQPAAPTANVEQSIVKNEEHMEANVLEVQSVATLDSTSNNEMMVQNIPYVMEQTDSTQQILQPGQQSIGLQQNIIQMQQVTGHVQQTTTIGQSKQHTIIVQGSTITSQQTSQQIPQTSVQHFVPVNSQELQSQPLHSNGLVQTQAQYSNQAMMQPGVMMQPPQQQIPMQQGIMQMHVQAEQMQPQRPAVQQFVPQQMQPPTQQYVILSGPMQPVQPITTMDDRNRRVSSLPATSNVQSSDSQISELSGITEEKRQVTNSSIPVTHMQHVQVVPQDISGTVPLSQNVVEATQPLHQNVQQVSGTLPPSMPVPVTTSVHPVVTATDTSAPKVAIKTKEISSTLPDLAQNLANILSNPKSKSTTPHSLANHEQPAAVSNVVAPASVDYKPVQSEQYFQPIQPETNQLQIQPPIQHNYQGQIVHQGYQGQQNFQQAFQNQPVLQQNQVQSIPQSIPVTIPPQQIDAQSQMVQSMLQNVSNQSTAPGKWIVTNQAPIQQPMRPNQPQPLPNQLQLQQISLQPQMHQQQIIQDQQHNESFVVNQLDQSHLHLKLPEQQPAKSLEIENPESSSLNCIRRISSDCQLITSENENSSHDVTPEHTLVESIDSTSILQQQLSQSQQQQQLQHRKLSQQNSLDKMSDVNGVGNIGGGVGPQTIADLHQKLVQVTSQPSESLNVGTPPISYPATPYNNQMVGGYDAYMHSLQQKLFNIGVPVSSANAACPLSPQTTIHSSNILTDTQADTTIEGSIVTQDSSNAFALSQTNAECSLDSPIPGAPVGSENMSPSKENVKIRAQRPGSRLQELEQELAKIHRGSVFAATIQPLTPPISAQTQNLLTTAQSVSMIPVATVTPNIVTPRSGTNTPIQQTELQDATNEKTNPIQPTRKISRFVVSKVAGPPVHSNAAINQHVDIGRSQLQTEELRTSERQNILSYTDDLHGISAQISHSRENSVPPVMQATHGTNISNIEPEKEDRFVALTPSEEYQLLIKRQTLELETLQKRHREELERFQQHQLQLLIQQQASALHHQHHPLLYHTVATNISGPRIPGTEDYLMFSTAPQTPLQKGSNNYPDTEETLRLAMQKLKQTPLQLQPQQASAGIPHAYVIPIPVVPSESMQSVVSQQGNNCLNDVSEGIDMTYSTAVGNPTQYQFAPILSEGTNIPSTTGPLPASASLSISGATSAYIQYHESQPLPNFQTFTCTPHGGFFLPPGYRLIYTPPTTQSQPTTPATSHVTNSSRDDTPPTAELHHSTTAENSTVPPSHSDQ; encoded by the exons GTTCTAGTTCTATACCTTCTACACCAGTTAGTAAAGCAAAGTCTGCAAAATTGGGCAAGAATGAGGAAGCAAATGTGGAACATGTTCCTGTCGAATGTAGCGATTCGTCAAGGAATGCTGCGGATGTACAACACGTGATTTTAAATGAGtttgaacaaaaaaatgttatgtcaaTAAAGTCATCTGCAGTACATGAATTACACGCGGTTAATCAggaaagtattataaatgatAAGCAAAAATCGTCGAGTTCTACCCTTGATGCCAGATCTATTAGTAGTAGTGACCAAAAAGttctaaaacataaaaatataaattccgcAGAAAAAATGATTGAACATCATAATAGTAAAGATATTGAAACAGCCAATGTAGAAAGAGATTTAAACGATACCACGATATCGATGGAAATGAATTCCACAGATGATAGTAATGAAGGTAAACaaggaaaaaatagaaaatctgAAGAGTACATAGATGGCGGTGATGatacaaataaagaaattacagACCCTTTAAATGCTGTAAGCAGCACTAAGGAGGAGAAGATAACGAGGGTCAAGAGTAACGTAAATTTAAGCGAAGAAGTAATTAAGAATTCGAGGTTTGTAACATCAAAAGTATTGGAGGAGGTAACGGATGCAGATACCAAGACAGTGGATGTGGAAAAAGGGGAGGAGGAAAGGGTGACGATATACGATGACGATGGCACCAGTATCAGCGACATAGTAGCAACACAGGCGCTTCATGAATCTTTAAGTAAATTAGGCAAAGTTCCGCCATTAGACTCCGAGATAGATGAGAATACAACTTTGCGAGACGAGGCAAAGATGAGGGAACATTCCGAGAAAGATGTAGTCACGCAAGAAGAAACGGCGGAAGGTTTTATCGGTCCGTTACTCGACGAAAATTTTAAAGCGGATGAGAAATTGTCGCAAAAAACAATGGCAATGGAGGaagtgcaaaatttattaatgaaagtTAAGGTACAGACCGTCGAAGACGACGATGATGAAGAGAAAGCTGTCGGTATTTCACCGGACGGgagatttttgaaatttgaagAAGAAATAGGTCGTGGCAGTTTCAAGACTGTTTATCGCGGATTAGATACCCAAACGGGTGTAGCTGTAGCTTGGTGCGAACTGCAAGAGAAAAAGTTGAACAAGACAGAGAGATTAAGATTCAGGGAAGAAGCAGAAATGTTAAAGGGATTACAACATCCGAATATTGTAAGGTTTTATGACTATTGGGAAGTTACACTTACCCGTAGGAAATATATTGTACTAGTCACTGAGCTTATGACATCAGGAACATTAAAAACGTATTTAAGAAGATTTAAGAAGATTAATCCCAAAGTAGTAAAATCTTGGTGTCGGCAAATCTTGAAAGGCCTGAGCTTTCTTCACTCTAGATCACCACCCATTATACATCGTGATTTGAAATgtgacaatatttttatcacgGGTACAACGGGAAGCGTGAAAATTGGTGATTTAGGTCTTGCAACGTTAAAGAATCGTAGTTTTGCAAAGAGTGTTATTGGTACGCCAGAATTTATGGCGCCTGAAATGTATGAGGAGCATTATGACGAATCGGTCGATGTTTATGCCTTCGGAATGTGTATGCTCGAGATGGCTACTAGTGAGTATCCATATTCGGAATGTACGGGGCCAGCACAAATATACAAACGCGTAGTGTCGGGTGTTAAACCGCAGAGCTACGATAAAGTCGAAAATCCGGAAGTACGTGATATTATAGAAATGTGTATACGTCTGAAGAAGGAAGAACGACCGCTCGTTAAGGACTTACTTAATCATGAATTTTTCGCCGATGATGTCGGATTGAAATTGGAGATGGTTTCGCGAGATTCGGCGGTCGCGGATACTGAGCTGTCGCGTGTTGAGTTTAGATTACGTGTTCTGGATCCAAAGAAACGCAGCAATAAGCACAAGGAAAATGAAGCGATACAATTTGACTTTGACATACAAGCTGATAACGCGGAAGAAGTAGCGCTAGAAATGGCAAAATCTAGCCTTATATTAGAGGAAGATGCCAAAGCAGTGGCTAAGATGTTGAAGTCGCAAATTACTACTCTACTGCGAGAACGAGAAGATCGTAAAgccaaagaagaaaaagaacgcTTGGATAGAGAAAACGCTGGTACAACTACAGATGTCACAGCTAACGCTGCAAACGCTGAGAGCTTGCTACAGCAACAACTGCTTCTTCAGCAGATGCAATtacagcaacaacagcagcagcaacaacagcagcaaccacaaattcaatctaatattaatatacagatGCAAAATCCAGTTTCGATGCAGTTGCCACAAACTCAAATGCCCATTCAGCAACAGCAATTACAGTCGACTGCTCAACAAGCTCCACAACATAATTTACAAGCACAACAGGTTCAGTTGGTCCAACAACAACCGATAATCCAACAGCAAACACCGGTCGTGCAGCCTCAACAAGCACAGCAAATACAATACCAACAACAAATACAGCAACAATatcagcagcaacaacagcaacagTATCCTCAGCACGTCCCACAGAGTTTGAATGCAAATTCTCCGCAATGTTCGACTCCGCAAAATCTTCAAGCTCAGCCTCAATTTCCACAGgtgcaacagcaacagcatgTTCACCAGCAACAGCAATATATACAATTGAATCAGATGAGCGTTCCACAACAGATTCCTCATCAGATGCAACAACAGATGCAGCCTCAAATGCAGATATTGCCTCAACAACAGCACATGCATCAACAGCTTCAACAACAGCAATACGTGGCGCAACCGCAACTTCAGCATGTTCAGCAGCTGCATCAACATACCGTTGGTTCGCCGCCCGTTCAGAATCAGCAATATTATCAGCAGAGCGCTGCTGGCTCTTCGGGATACGTATCAGCGGGGTCTTTGTATCAGCAAACAGCAATGCCGCAACAAATATTTCACACTTACACTACGTCTACTAATCCTTCTGGTCACGTAGAAATCTTATCGTCTACCCAAACTGCGACGCAGATTTATTCTCATACGAGTTTACCTGCCGCGGGTACGGTGCCCGTATCGTCGCAGTCGCAATACATTCCGTCGGCAGGTGGTCAGGTTCAGACACCTATACCGTCGGCTATAGGTGTCAACAATACGTCAACTATGCCGCATATGCAAAATGTTTCGACTTCAACGATTCCCAATATACAGAATGCACCCACTTTACTTGGCAATCCACAGCCTCAGTCTCAACAAAATATTCTCGTGCAAATGCAGTATTCGCAAAGCACAAATGTTATGCCCAATTCCATGTCGATAACGCCCAATATGGCGAACATTTCAGCGCAGTCGTCCAACAATCTACAGCAGCAACATCaacattttctttcaaatgtGGATCAATGTCCTACAACTGACAGATCTTCATTGATAAAACAGGATACAATGGATTCGATACAGTCTCTGCCGCCAGAtctatcaattaatttacCGCAAGATCAAATTACTGTACCTGCTCCAGTCGTAATGAGCGTTGCACAGCAGACTGTAGCGTCAAACGATGG agTCACACTAGAAAATTCCGAGAGCGTTCCTGCTTCCGAGAGAAGCCGGATAAAACGTTCAGGAACTAAACGTAAGAAACCGGGCATTAAATTAACAGTCTTGTCTGTCAGTAGTGGTGAAGGACAATCAATGACTGTCGAGTGCCAGTTAGATACAAGTAAACAAAAGActgttacatttaaatttgatcGAGACGATATGGTACCAACGGACATTGCTAACAATTTG GTTGCTGAAAATCTATTGCCGCAATCTCAATGCGAGACTTTCATAGAATTAATTGAAGACATTGTTAAACAATTGCGCTTGGATCCTACGCGTACTCTGCCTTTAGTAGCACATGGCCCGCCCGATCAGTCTGCTGGTGGAAGCCCGGTTACAAGCCGACGTCCTAGGGATCGCGATCACAGTCTCGATACAGCtaag AGAGACGAAACTTCAAATACTTCTACTCCAACGAAATTATTGCCGATCGATCAGATTATTTCTCATATCGCTAATACCACTTTGGAGAAGCAACAAGTCGCTCAGACCCCTGACAGTCAAGCCGGTGCCGAAAATACGTCAGCGGAAGCTTCCAGGAGATCATCCACATCTACACAAAATACGGACACATTAACACCTACAAATATACCGAGTGACCCAACTGACAATCAAGAAACTGTCATTTCTGCAACGTCCGCGAAAACAGTTGTAGAAGCACAGAATAATATTCAAGATGATGCTAATAATTCGGCCTTCAAATcttatcaaacatttttaacacatGCTCAGACTCAAATACAAGATAAAACAGTGAGCGTGGGTTATGCGAGTGAGGTATCGAAAGAATCTCAAGAGCATGACGTAGTAGATATAAAGGAATCTGGAATAACTAAAGAGATAAATACGCCCATAGATATTAGTGCGGAGGTATCAACTTTGACCGTACCGACGCCAATGCGTAAAATTTCTCGCTTTTTGGTTAGTCCTGTGCtcgaacaaaaaaatattgccgCTGATGAGGAATCTTCTACCGTCGGCGAAAGAGTAGATTGTATGAATGTCACGACGTCGCAACTAGCATCGCAGCCCGCTGCGCCTACTGCGAATGTGGAACAGTCTATAGTGAAAAATGAAGAACACATGGAAGCGAATGTTTTAGAAGTTCAGAGTGTGGCAACTCTGGACTCAACTAGCAATAATGAAATGATGGTTCAGAATATTCCGTATGTCATGGAGCAGACAGACAGCACGCAACAGATCTTACAGCCGGGACAACAGTCGATTGGATTGCAGCAGAACATTATTCAAATGCAACAAGTAACGGGACACGTACAACAAACCACGACTATCGGGCAATCGAAACAGCATACCATAATCGTCCAGGGATCTACGATAACGTCACAGCAAACCTCTCAACAGATACCTCAGACTAGCGTGCAGCATTTCGTGCCGGTCAATTCGCAGGAGTTGCAGTCTCAACCGCTCCATTCGAACGGATTAGTTCAGACGCAAGCGCAGTATTCGAATCAAGCAATGATGCAACCAGGCGTGATGATGCAACCACCGCAACAGCAAATCCCTATGCAACAGGGCATAATGCAGATGCACGTACAAGCGGAACAGATGCAACCTCAGCGTCCAGCAGTGCAGCAATTTGTCCCGCAACAGATGCAACCTCCGACGCAGCAGTACGTTATACTATCGGGTCCTATGCAACCGGTACAACCGATAACGACAATGGACGATCGAAATCGCAGAGTGTCGAGTTTACCCGCTACGTCTAATGTCCAATCCTCAGACTCTCAAATTTCGGAATTGTCCGGCATAACCGAAGAAAAAAGGCAAGTTACAAACTCTAGTATACCTGTGACACACATGCAACATGTACAAGTTGTTCCACAAGACATCTCCGGTACAGTGCCATTGTCACAGAATGTCGTAGAAGCCACTCAACCTCTTCATCAAAACGTGCAACAAGTTTCGGGAACTTTACCTCCATCCATGCCGGTACCTGTTACTACTTCTGTGCATCCGGTCGTGACCGCTACCGATACTTCTGCACCTAAAGTTGCCATTAAGACGAAAGAGATATCCTCGACGCTTCCAGATCTTGCGCAAAATTTAGCCAACATACTTTCGAATCCCAAGTCCAAATCTACTACGCCTCATTCTTTGGCCAATCATGAACAGCCTGCTGCTGTTTCTAATGTCGTTGCTCCCGCGTCAGTTGATTACAAGCCTGTGCAGTCCGAACAGTATTTTCAGCCTATCCAACCGGAGACGAATCAGCTGCAAATTCAACCGCCTATTCAACATAATTATCAAGGGCAGATTGTGCATCAGGGATATCAGGGACAACAGAACTTTCAGCAAGCGTTTCAAAATCAGCCAGTGCTTCAACAAAATCAAGTGCAGTCGATACCACAATCGATCCCGGTAACGATTCCTCCTCAACAGATTGACGCGCAGTCACAGATGGTGCAATCTATGCTTCAAAATGTGTCGAATCAATCGACCGCTCCAGGAAAGTGGATTGTAACTAATCAAGCTCCCATACAGCAACCGATGCGACCAAATCAGCCGCAGCCACTCCCAAATCAATTGCAGTTACAACAAATCTCTTTGCAGCCACAAATGCATCAACAACAGATTATTCAAGACCAACAGCACAATGAATCTTTTGTCGTCAATCAATTGGATCAAtcacatttacatttaaaacttCCAGAACAGCAGCCAGCAAAATCTTTGGAAATTGAGAATCCGGAATCATCGAGTTTAAATTG TATACGTCGTATTAGTTCCGATTGTCAGTTAATTACATCGGAAAATGAGAATTCCAGTCACGATGTGACGCCTGAGCACACTCTTGTTGAGTCCATCGATTCTACATCGATTCTGCAACAACAATTGTCGCAAtcgcagcaacagcaacagttACAACACCGAAAACTCAGTCAACAGAATTCATTGGACAAAATGTCAGATGTAAATGGCGTCGGAAACATCGGAGGTGGTGTAGGACCGCAAACTATAGCTGATTTACATCAGAAACTTGTACAAGTGACTAGTCAGCCGTCGGAATCGCTGAATGTCGGTACACCACCTATAAGTTATCCCGCCACGccttataataatcaaatggTTGGAGGATATGACGCGTACATGCATTCTTTGCAGCAGAAATTGTTCAATATTGGCGTGCCAGTTTCGTCCGCGAATGCCGCATGCCCGTTATCTCCTCAAACAACAATACATTCCTCCAATATTCTCACCGATACGCAAGCCGACACGACTATCGAAGGTTCTATTGTAACGCAGGACAGTTCTAACGCATTTGCACTTTCACAAACT AATGCAGAATGTTCTCTTGACAGTCCAATACCAGGAGCTCCCGTAGGGTCTGAAAATATGAGCCCaagtaaagaaaatgtaaagatACGAGCTCAAAGACCGGGATCCCGTTTACAGGAACTGGAGCAGGAATTGGCGAAGATTCATAGAGGATCGGTTTTCGCAGCGACGATCCAGCCGTTAACACCACCTATATCTGCACAAACGCAAAATTTGTTGACGACTGCACAGTCAGTGTCTATGATACCTGTGGCTACTGTTACTCCTAACATTGTGACACCGCGGTCTGGAACCAATACTCCAATTCAACAAACAGAACTTCAAGATGCTACTAACGAG AAGACAAACCCTATTCAACCTACTAGAAAGATATCAAGATTTGTGGTTTCTAAAGTTGCTGGCCCACCTGTTCATAGCAATGCTGCTATTAATCAACACGTTGATATTGGAAGATCTCAATTACAAACAGAAGAATTAAGAACGTCAGAACGGCAAAATATTCTGTCTTATACAGATGATCTACATG gtATATCTGCACAAATATCTCATAGTCGAGAAAATTCTGTTCCACCTGTTATGCAGGCAACTCATGGtactaatatttcaaatattgaa CCTGAAAAAGAAGACAGATTTGTGGCTCTTACACCGAGTGAAGAATATCAATTACTTATAAAgag aCAAACTTTGGAACTAGAAACACTGCAAAAAAGACACAGAGAAGAGTTGGAGCGTTTCCAACAACATCAGCTGCAATTGCTTATACAGCAACAAGCAAGCGCACTTCACCATCAGCATCATCCGTTGCTCTATCATACGGTTGCAACAAATATTTCTG GACCTAGAATTCCAGGAACAGAGGACTATCTGATGTTTAGTACAGCACCACAGACTCCATTGCAGAAAGGGTCGAATAATTATCCGGACACGGAAGAGACTTTACGACTGGCCATGCAGAAATTGAAGCAAACTCCGCTGCAGCTTCAACCGCAGCAGGCATCGGCTGGAATACCGCATGCTTATGTTATTCCAATTCCAGTAGTGCCTTCTGAAAGTATGCAAAGTGTAGTTTCTCAGCAGGGTAATAACTGCTTGAATGATGTATCCGAGGGCATCGATATGACTTACAGCACGGCGGTTGGAAATCCGACGCAGTACCAATTCGCTCCTATATTATCAGAGGGAACGAATATCCCGTCGACAACCGGACCGTTACCCGCGTCCGCGTCTCTATCGATATCCGGCGCGACAAGCGCCTACATTCAATATCATGAGAGCCAGCCGCTACCGAATTTTCAGACTTTTACCTGCACTCCCCATGGCGGTTTCTTTTTGCCACCTGGTTATCGACTGATATACACGCCGCCCACAACGCAATCTCAGCCGACAACACCCGCTACATCTCACGTGACAAATTCTTCGCGTGACGATACACCTCCGACGGCGGAGCTGCATCATTCAACCACCGCCGAAAATTCAACTGTTCCTCCTTCGCATTCGGATCAATAA